The genome window caTGGTAATGCCTATGGTCTTTAAAGGATAATCTCTGGAATTTAAGATCTCTGGAAAAGTTTTAGAACCACTTGCTCTTTAAGAATCTTTCTTGGTGattcttagaaataaaaaacacgATTCTAATATAAACGttaagagaaaatgaatgaatggaagtggattttccttttctttttatattactaGTTTTTAAGAAGATCTCAAAATAGAAGACAAATCTAGAATAAAGCAGGATGAACTTGTTTTACTAATATTCACAGATATTATATAAATGTCAGCCTGCAATAGAAACATCAAGCCTTGTTagacttttatataaatttttttattctctttaatttttaaggGCAATTGCTTATACAGGTTTCTCTCAGGAATTTATTATCTGGGattacttttcttattttcaatcATACACAAAGAGGAGAAAGTGAACTCTGTGAAGAATAGCTCCATATTCCAAATTACACTGAGTTGCAGATTACTTCGGACTCAGTGTTTTGtctgaaaacattttcattagcATCTGCATTTAGGATTATGGAAAGATTTGGGAATATATTATCAAAGaacaatttatatttttcaactcTTATAACTAGTATTAAAAAGGGCAAAGTCTTTAAATTGTCATTAAAACTTTCTTTTGAAAAAGTAATCATGTAAAATTGGATACTAAGATGACACAGAGCCAGAACTTTACCTCTCTTTACTAATTTATTCTTGTAACAAGGCCTAGGCAGTCACAGTCTTTGCACTTTTTGATCAACTTTACCAAGTAAAGAATAATTTGCATTCAGTATTACTTATTAACAAGTTGGAAATCTGTGACCATTTTCCTACTCATAAACACATTCCTATATGTgacctttaaaattaaataatcagACACTGATCCAAACTTATTCTCgtgaaaatgaaaatagtatAACATGAAATGCCTTCATTTGAGGTGATTGTTACAGAAAGGGAAAATACTCAGAAcccaaatctctctctttttatttataaatatttgcatCACTTAGTTTTGGATTAGTTTAACAAGAATACACATTACGTCTTTGGGGATGACAGCAACACTGACAAACAGTCCCTGTTATGTTTGTCATTATGTTATTGCTAAATCATCCACAACATCATGACCTGATTTTAGTTACCAGGGACAAAGCCAAAATGTAGAATTTAAGTTTCATTCTGATTACATACAGAAAGCCAGCACTTAAGAAAACTTTTGAAAAGTGATCTATGTCcagtaataaaaaaacaaaaacaaaaaataaaaagggaaggaaaggaggaaggaagaaaagaaaggaaggaagggaggaaggtaggaaggaaggaaaggaggaaaaaacacATCTTTAAATGCCTTAATACAATTACACAATAGGCCTGACATTCTCTATGCTGGTATAATAACTAAATGGCAAGTAACACAGAAACAGTTATCCCTATGAGATCCCTGTTGCATGCtttaattaaaactataaaatgtacAACAAAATCAACCCTTGGGTAAATTGCTCTTTGGTTTAAATCTTCATTACCTCCTGGAATTTTGGTAAAGTCACTGTTTTTAAATTAAGCTGGCCCCTCCTTCTTTACTTGATTACAAAAGTCAAACAACAAGAACCAGACATAAATTTTAGGATGAAAagagttttgtgtgtatgtgtgtttgtaaatCCAACCCCTGTATACAAACTGTTAAAAAACAGATGTTTCAACATAGTGCTTTATTCCAACTTAATATCATCCTTGAATGAACTTCCTTCAAGTTTCaaccatttaaggaaaaaaaaaaaaaagcagtcaattTCCTGGTGGTTGTAATTTAATTAAGTAACCTTTCACACTGAGCAAAACCCAAAAGCAAAAGGGTCATTACTCTTTCTAGTGATTAGAGACACCTCTAGAGCTTCAAACATTTACCTCTCCTTTCCCACAGTAGAAACGCTTTTAGGAGGATCATGGTTCATACctcacattccctggagccagagATGGTATATGTGCAGGGCCCAGATCCATTAACCGATATATCCATGGTCTCAGAGTTTGTAGGCTTGTAGTCCACATAATACTCCTGTAAAGGGGAATTCATTTGTCTTTCAGACTCTCTGGTCTTTTTCCGCCGCCTCTTCATAAGAGAATGTTGCTGAAATTGTTTCATGCTGGCTGGGTAGCGTTTCCAAGACACATAGATTACCAAGAGGATCATGGCCACCGAAAGAAAGAGAGCCACGCTCCCTGCAATAATTTTGTGAAATGAAACATGCTCATActcttgctctgtgccaggaatctGAAACCCTGGGGAAGGGCTTGGTGTTTCAAGGGTGGACTGGCTGGGGTCAGATTTTGAGGTTGTCGGTTTAGGGATAATTAAAGGCTTCTGGGGAGTTTGGGGAACAAGCTGTGATTTTTCTGTGTTGACCACCTGGACTTCAGAACAGATATTATATGTTTCCACTGCATCACTAACTTTTTCACCTTGGATATGCTTAGGTCCTGCACATATCATGGTGCTTTCCTTATTTCCTTTGAAATTCTTAAGCCAATAAAATAGAGGACAAATGCTCCGACTGCATTCCCACATATTCCCAGACAAAGTAATGGATATTAATGATATCCACGCATTGACAGTTTCCTGTGAGATGTTGGTAAGCTTGTTGGAATCCAAATTCAATTTTTGCAAATTGGGCAAACATTTAAATGTGCCTGGCTGAATTCCTTGGATATCATTCCCTGATAAATCCAAGTTGTGCAAGGAACTCCAAGTCCATGTCAAGCCTTGGTTAATGGAGCGAATCCTGTTCCACTGTAAGTAAATTGAGCGGAGGTTGAAGAGACGTGGAAAATGAGCAAAGTTGATCTTGGAAAACTGATTGTGCTCCAAGTGGAGCTCTTTTAACTTCAACAGGCCAGCAAAAGCATTTCGGGACAAGCTTCGAAGACGATTATAACCCAAATCCAGAAAGTCAAGATTTCGACAGTCTTGA of Eschrichtius robustus isolate mEscRob2 chromosome 15, mEscRob2.pri, whole genome shotgun sequence contains these proteins:
- the LRRTM4 gene encoding leucine-rich repeat transmembrane neuronal protein 4 isoform X2, translating into MGFHLITQLRGMRVVLVLLPTLLLVMLTGAQKACPKNCRCDGKIVYCESHAFTDIPENISGGSQGLSLRFNSIQKLKSNQFASLNQLIWLYLDHNYISSVDEDAFQGIRRLKELILSSNKITYLHNKTFHPVPNLRSLDLSYNKLQTLQSEQFKGLRKLIILHLRSNSLKTVPIRVFQDCRNLDFLDLGYNRLRSLSRNAFAGLLKLKELHLEHNQFSKINFAHFPRLFNLRSIYLQWNRIRSINQGLTWTWSSLHNLDLSGNDIQGIQPGTFKCLPNLQKLNLDSNKLTNISQETVNAWISLISITLSGNMWECSRSICPLFYWLKNFKGNKESTMICAGPKHIQGEKVSDAVETYNICSEVQVVNTEKSQLVPQTPQKPLIIPKPTTSKSDPSQSTLETPSPSPGFQIPGTEQEYEHVSFHKIIAGSVALFLSVAMILLVIYVSWKRYPASMKQFQQHSLMKRRRKKTRESERQMNSPLQEYYVDYKPTNSETMDISVNGSGPCTYTISGSRECEV
- the LRRTM4 gene encoding leucine-rich repeat transmembrane neuronal protein 4 isoform X1, encoding MPGFHLITQLRGMRVVLVLLPTLLLVMLTGAQKACPKNCRCDGKIVYCESHAFTDIPENISGGSQGLSLRFNSIQKLKSNQFASLNQLIWLYLDHNYISSVDEDAFQGIRRLKELILSSNKITYLHNKTFHPVPNLRSLDLSYNKLQTLQSEQFKGLRKLIILHLRSNSLKTVPIRVFQDCRNLDFLDLGYNRLRSLSRNAFAGLLKLKELHLEHNQFSKINFAHFPRLFNLRSIYLQWNRIRSINQGLTWTWSSLHNLDLSGNDIQGIQPGTFKCLPNLQKLNLDSNKLTNISQETVNAWISLISITLSGNMWECSRSICPLFYWLKNFKGNKESTMICAGPKHIQGEKVSDAVETYNICSEVQVVNTEKSQLVPQTPQKPLIIPKPTTSKSDPSQSTLETPSPSPGFQIPGTEQEYEHVSFHKIIAGSVALFLSVAMILLVIYVSWKRYPASMKQFQQHSLMKRRRKKTRESERQMNSPLQEYYVDYKPTNSETMDISVNGSGPCTYTISGSRECEV